The genome window GTCTCGTACTCGGTCATCGTGAAGCCCTCTCGTCGTGGTCATCTCAGTATGTCGTGGGCGAATCACACGGCGTCGTCGCGGATGTCGGTGATGATGCCCGAGAAGTCCCTGTTCGCGCCGTCGCCCGAGGCGAACGCGGCGTAGAGCTGCTGGGCGAGACGCCCCATCTTCGCGTCGGTCGAGGTCTGTTCGATCGCCTGCAGCGCGAGACCCAGGTCCTTCGCCATGAGGGCACCGGCGAATCCGGGCTGGTAGTCGCGGTTCGCGGGGCTCGTCGGCACCAGTCCCGGCACCGGGCAGTTCGTCGTGATCGACCAGCACTGACCGGACGCCTGCGACACGACGTCGAACAGCGCCTGATGCTCGAGCCCGAGCCGCTCTCCGAGCACGAACGCCTCGGCGACGGCGATCTGCGAGACGGCCAGCACCATGTTGTTGCAGACCTTCGCCGCCTGCCCGAGGCCGGGGCCGCCGCAGTGCACGATCCGCTTTCCCATGATCTCGAGTACGGGGAGAGCTGCGGCGAAGTCCTCGTCGGAACCGCCGACCATGAAGGCGAGCGTGCCGTTCTCGGCGCCGACGACTCCGCCCGAGACCGGAGCATCGATGTTGCGGTGCCCCGCGGCGAGGGCGAGGGCGTGGGCCGCGCGGGCCTCGTCGACGGCGATCGTCGACGACTCGATGAACAGTGTGTCGGGCCGCGCGGCGGCGAGCAGCTCGGTGCGGTACGCGTCGATCACGTGCCTGCCCGCGGGGAACATCGTGATGACGACGTCGGCGTCGGCGACGGCATCCGCCCCGCTCGCTGCGACCGGGATGCCGGCGGCCTGCGCCGCCTCGACCGCAGCCGGCACCAGGTCGAACCCGTGCACCTCGTGCCCCGCCGCGACCAGGTTCTTCGCCATGGGCAGGCCCATGTGGCCGAGGCCGAGGAACGCGATGCGGGCCTTCGACGCCTCGGTCATGATGCACTCCGCATCCGGTCTCCGCCGCCCCGCTGGAGGGACGCCGAGCCTGCCGGTCGCAGCATCTCTCGACCGACGATCAGGCGCATGATCTCGTTGGTGCCCTCGAGGATCTGGTGCACACGAAGGTCACGGACGACCCGCTCGATGCCGTAGTCCTGCAGATATCCGTAGCCGCCGTGCAGCTGCAGCGCGCGGTTGGCGACGTCGAAGCCGGCATCCGTCGCGAAGCGCTTGGCCATCGCGCAGCGCATCGTGGCATCGGGGGCATGCTCGTCGACCGCCAGCGCCCCGTCGCGGACCATGAGACGCGCGGCCTGCAGGTCGGTGCGCATGTCGGCGATCGCGAAGAGGATCGACTGCTTCTCGGCCAGCGGCTCGCCGAACGCCACGCGCTCGTGCACGTACTGCACGGCACGGTCGAGTGCCCACTGGGCGCCGCCGAGCGAACAGGCGGCGATGTTGAGGCGACCGCCGTTGAGCGCCGACATCGCGATCGCGAAGCCGCGGCCCTCGTCGCCGAGCATGCCGGATGCCGGGACGCGGACGCCGTCGAGGATCACCTGACGGGTGGGCTGGGCGTGCCAGCCCATCTTCTTCTCGGGGGCGCCGAAGCTGAGCCCCTCGGCGTCTCCCGGCACGAGGAAGGCGCTGATGCCGCGGGCACCCGGCTCGCCGGTGCGCGCCATCACCACGTAGACCGCGGCCTCGCCGGCGCCCGAGATGAACTGCTTCACGCCCGTGAGCAGGTAGTCGTCTCCGTCGCGCACCGCACTCGTGGCGACGTTCGCGGCATCCGATCCGACGCCCGGCTCCGTCAGGCAGTACCCGCCGAACTCCTGCATCGCGGTGAGCTTCGGCAGCCATTCGCTGCGCTGCGCGTCGTCACCATAGGTGTCGATCATCCAGACGACCATGTTGTGGATCGAGATGTAGGCGGCGACCGCGGGGTCGCCCTTGGCGAGCTCCTCGAAGATCGCGACCGTGTCGGTGCGGCTGAGGCCCGAGCCTCCGAACTCCTCGCGCACGTAGATGCCGCCGAGGCCCAGTTCCCCGGCCTTGCCGAGCGACTCCCGGGGGAAGATGTGCTTCTCGTCGCGCTCGGTGGCGAACGGAGCGAGCTCGGTGTCGGCGAACTCGCGGACGGCGTCGAGGATGGCCTCGCGCTCTTCAGCGGTGGTGGTGACGGTGGTCATGGTCATCGTGGTTCCTTGTGGGAGGTTGCGGCGGATCAGTGCATGGTCGGGATGACGAAGCTGGCGCCCTCGCGGATCCCCGCGGACGGCCAGCGGCTCGTGACGGTCTTGGTCTTCGTGTAGAAGCGGAACGCGTCTGCGCCGTGCTGGTTGAGGTCTCCGAATCCGCTGCGCTTCCAGCCGCCGAACGTGTAATAGGCGATCGGCACGGGAATCGGCACATTGACACCGACCATGCCGACCTCGACCCGGGCGGCGAAGTCGCGGGCGGCGTCGCCGTCGCGCGTGAAGATCGCGACGCCGTTGCCGTACTCGTGCTCGGATGCCATGCGCAGCGCCTCTTCGTAGTCGGCGGCGCGCGCGATCACGAGCACGGGGCCGAAGATCTCCTCGCGGTAGATCGCCATGTCGGTCGTGACGTGGTCGAACAGCGTCGGTCCGAGA of Microbacterium sp. LWH13-1.2 contains these proteins:
- the mmsB gene encoding 3-hydroxyisobutyrate dehydrogenase yields the protein MTEASKARIAFLGLGHMGLPMAKNLVAAGHEVHGFDLVPAAVEAAQAAGIPVAASGADAVADADVVITMFPAGRHVIDAYRTELLAAARPDTLFIESSTIAVDEARAAHALALAAGHRNIDAPVSGGVVGAENGTLAFMVGGSDEDFAAALPVLEIMGKRIVHCGGPGLGQAAKVCNNMVLAVSQIAVAEAFVLGERLGLEHQALFDVVSQASGQCWSITTNCPVPGLVPTSPANRDYQPGFAGALMAKDLGLALQAIEQTSTDAKMGRLAQQLYAAFASGDGANRDFSGIITDIRDDAV
- a CDS encoding acyl-CoA dehydrogenase family protein, with the protein product MTMTTVTTTAEEREAILDAVREFADTELAPFATERDEKHIFPRESLGKAGELGLGGIYVREEFGGSGLSRTDTVAIFEELAKGDPAVAAYISIHNMVVWMIDTYGDDAQRSEWLPKLTAMQEFGGYCLTEPGVGSDAANVATSAVRDGDDYLLTGVKQFISGAGEAAVYVVMARTGEPGARGISAFLVPGDAEGLSFGAPEKKMGWHAQPTRQVILDGVRVPASGMLGDEGRGFAIAMSALNGGRLNIAACSLGGAQWALDRAVQYVHERVAFGEPLAEKQSILFAIADMRTDLQAARLMVRDGALAVDEHAPDATMRCAMAKRFATDAGFDVANRALQLHGGYGYLQDYGIERVVRDLRVHQILEGTNEIMRLIVGREMLRPAGSASLQRGGGDRMRSAS